In one Arachis duranensis cultivar V14167 chromosome 9, aradu.V14167.gnm2.J7QH, whole genome shotgun sequence genomic region, the following are encoded:
- the LOC107466529 gene encoding LOW QUALITY PROTEIN: pentatricopeptide repeat-containing protein At3g23020-like (The sequence of the model RefSeq protein was modified relative to this genomic sequence to represent the inferred CDS: inserted 1 base in 1 codon) produces MFMKLQLLYTTNLCFHGPIFPNSNAVLVSPPEKAEKVPHRSNNGSKGTTFVKRYSPGCVNCETQLRKQGLEKNSNDGALEKRKICDELSGSGGGNLKGHTKCSTKWASYGGCIPDILDALDTFRDVGEALSPWEERINNKERSIILKEQRRWDRALEIFKWFKENGHELNVIHYNIMIRTLGKALKWSRVEILWNEMNARGITATNSTYGTLIDVYSKGGLKEDALFWLERMLGQGMEPDEVTMVTVVQLYKKAGEFRKAEEFFKKWSLGKPLRPNNKNAVAAPETERVAYSNTSLSSHTYNALIDTYGKSGRLKEASETFVKMLKQGIAPTIVTFNTMIHICGNHGQLEEVSLLLRKMEELRCSPNTRTYNILVSIHAKHNDITGATKYFKRMKEACLEPDRVSYRTLLYAYSIRKMVHEAEELISDMDKRGLEIDEFTXSECYAANIDAYGEHGHTLEAEEVFIRSQERKSPSVLEFNVMIKAYGIGKRYDKACELFDSMQRHGVVADTCSYSSLIHILVTADKPQIAKSYLKKMQEAGLVRNCVQYSAVISSFAKLGQLEMADDTYKEMIRYGVQPDVIIYGVLINAFVDVGRVKEAIAYADEMKRVGLPGNTVIYNSLIKLYTKVGNLKQAEETFKLLQSSEGGAAVWSCNCMIDLYAKQSMIDQAKGIFETLKRKRAANEFTFAMMLSLYKKLERLDEAIEIAMQMRKLQLLKDPKSYNSVLDLYIIAGRAKDTIDTFREMVRAAIKPDDCSFRSLGNLLVRYGVSRESVRKYEMLMKKDSSHGLQAWTSALSSVLEVDDDSDSDCDSE; encoded by the exons ATGTTCATGAAGCTGCAACTATTATACACCACCAACCTCTGTTTCCATGGACCCATCTTTCCAAACTCAAACGCTGTTTTGGTTTCTCCACCAGAGAAAGCTGAAAAAGTTCCTCATAGAAGCAATAATGGCAGCAAAGGAACCACCTTTGTCAAGCGCTATTCTCCAGGATGTGTGAATTGCGAGACCCAGTTGAGGAAACAAGGTTTGGAGAAGAATTCCAATGATGGGGCTCtcgaaaagagaaaaatatgcgATGAGCTGAGTGGTAGTGGTGGTGGGAATTTGAAGGGGCACACCAAGTGTTCAACGAAATGGGCTTCTTATGGTGGATGTATCCCTGACATTCTGGATGCTTTGGATACTTTCCGGGATGTGGGTGAGGCATTGAGTCCGTGGGAGGAGAGGATCAACAACAAGGAGAGGAGCATAATCTTGAAGGAGCAACGGAGGTGGGACAGAGCATTAGAGATTTTCAAGTGGTTCAAGGAGAATGGCCATGAATTGAATGTGATTCACTACAACATCATGATTAGGACCCTTGGCAAGGCGCTGAAGTGGAGCCGTGTGGAGATTTTGTGGAATGAGATGAATGCGAGGGGGATCACAGCAACGAATTCTACTTATGGAACTTTGATTGATGTATATAGCAAAGGTGGGCTAAAAGAGGACGCACTTTTTTGGCTTGAGAGGATGCTTGGTCAAGGAATGGAACCTGATGAGGTCACTATGGTAACTGTAGTCCAATTATACAAGAAGGCGGGAGAGTTTCGGAAAGCTGAAGAGTTTTTCAAGAAATGGTCATTAGGTAAACCTTTGAGGCCAAATAATAAGAATGCAGTGGCTGCACCGGAAACAGAGAGGGTGGCATATTCTAATACTTCTTTGAGCTCACATACCTATAATGCCTTGATTGACACATACGGAAAGTCTGGCCGGCTTAAAGAAGCATCAGAAACTTTTGTTAAGATGCTTAAACAAGGCATAGCACCAACCATTGTGACATTCAATACAATGATTCACATTTGTGGAAACCATGGACAACTAGAGGAAGTAAGCTTACTCCTGCGAAAAATGGAAGAACTTCGATGCTCACCTAACACAAGGACGTACAATATTCTTGTCTCCATCCATGCCAAACATAATGATATAACTGGTGCAACGAAATATTTCAAAAGGATGAAGGAGGCTTGCCTTGAGCCAGATCGTGTGAGTTATCGTACCCTCTTATATGCATACTCAATAAGGAAAATGGTTCATGAAGCTGAAGAGCTTATATCAGATATGGATAAGAGGGGCCTTGAAATAGATGAATTCA CATCCGAGTGTTATGCTGCCAACATTGATGCATATGGAGAGCATGGACATACTTTAGAAGCCGAGGAAGTCTTCATTCGATCCCAAGAAAGGAAGAGTCCAAGTGTTCTTGAGTTTAATGTGATGATTAAAGCTTATGGCATAGGGAAACGCTATGATAAAGcatgtgaattgtttgatagCATGCAGAGACATGGGGTAGTTGCAGACACATGCAGCTATAGCTCTCTCATACATATTTTAGTCACTGCCGACAAGCCGCAGATTGCTAAGTCATATCTGAAAAAAATGCAGGAGGCAGGATTAGTGAGAAATTGCGTCCAATATAGTGCTGTGATTTCCAGCTTTGCAAAACTAGGGCAATTGGAAATGGCAGATGATACATATAAGGAAATGATTAGGTACGGTGTGCAGCCAGACGTCATAATTTATGGGGTGTTAATCAATGCTTTTGTTGATGTTGGAAGGGTTAAAGAAGCCATTGCTTATGCCGATGAAATGAAAAGAGTCGGGTTGCCAGGAAATactgtcatttacaattctttgATCAAGTTGTACACAAAAGTTGGCAACCTAAAACAAGCAGAAGAAACATTCAAGTTGCTTCAATCATCAGAAGGAGGTGCTGCTGTATGGTCTTGTAATTGTATGATTGATCTTTATGCTAAGCAATCTATGATCGACCAAGCGAAGGGGATATTCGAGACATTGAAGAGAAAGAGAGCTGCAAACGAATTCACATTTGCAATGATGCTAAGTTTGTACAAGAAACTTGAGAGGCTTGATGAAGCCATTGAAATTGCAATGCAGATGAGAAAATTGCAGCTCTTGAAGGATCCGAAAAGTTACAATAGTGTGCTTGATTTGTATATCATTGCTGGGAGAGCCAAGGATACGATAGATACCTTCAGGGAAATGGTAAGAGCTGCCATTAAACCTGATGATTGTAGTTTTAGATCACTTGGAAATCTTTTGGTGAGATATGGAGTGTCAAGGGAAAGTGTTAGAAAATATGAAATGTTGATGAAAAAGGATTCTTCCCATGGTCTTCAGGCATGGACTTCAGCACTTTCAAGTGTTCTTGAAGTAGATgatgattctgattctgattgtGATAGTGAATAG
- the LOC107466528 gene encoding pentatricopeptide repeat-containing protein At2g13600, translated as MGWARKLVGDANFLDSTPFAKLLDSCVRSKFVNDVRRIHARITKSQFSSEIFILNRLIDAYGKCGCLEDARKVFDHMPQRNTFSWNAILSTLAKPGCLDEALNMFNSMPQPDQCSWNAMVSGFSQHGCFQEALRFFVGMHRENFVLNEYSFGSALSACAGLTDLNLGIQIHALMSKNHYSSDVYMDSALVDMYSKCGVVASAQRAFDGMSTRNIVSWNSLITCYEQNGPVEKALEVFVRMMNSGIEPDEVTLASVVSACASLSAIREGLQIHARVMKQDKFRSDLVLNNALVDMYAKCKKVNEARTVFDRMPFRDVVSETSMVSGYARMASVKAARLMFSTMMERNVVSWNALIAGYTQNGENEEAVKLFLLLKRESIWPTHYTFGNLLNACANLSDLKLGRQAHTHILKHGFWFKSVDESDIFVGNSLIDMYMKCGLVEEGCLVFEHMMERDNVSWNAMIVGYAQNGYGIEALEIFKKMLVSGEKPDHVTMIGVLSACSHAGLVKEGRHYFHSMRIEFGLAPLKDHYTCMVDLLGRAGCLDEAIKLIEEMPMQPDSVVWGSLLGACKVHRNISLGKYVAGKLIEIDPLNSGPYVLLSNICAELGRWKDVVRIRKQMRQRGVIKQPGCSWIEIQSCMNVFMVKDKRHPRRKDIYLVLKILTEQMKQDGYMPEVDEEMCEEESDSELLNLNCEMEMPVEAALG; from the coding sequence ATGGGTTGGGCCAGAAAGTTGGTGGGTGACGCCAATTTCCTTGACTCTACTCCCTTCGCGAAGCTATTAGACTCGTGCGTTCGATCAAAGTTCGTTAATGACGTGCGTCGCATTCATGCTCGAATTACTAAGTCGCAGTTTTCGTCGGAGATCTTCATTCTGAACAGGCTCATAGATGCTTATGGAAAATGCGGTTGTTTGGAGGACGCGCGCAAAGTGTTTGACCATATGCCCCAGAGGAACACTTTCAGTTGGAATGCAATTTTAAGCACGTTGGCGAAGCCCGGTTGTCTTGATGAGGCTTTGAACATGTTTAACTCAATGCCGCAACCTGACCAGTGCTCGTGGAATGCTATGGTGTCAGGTTTTTCCCAACACGGTTGCTTCCAGGAAGCTTTGAGATTCTTTGTTGGCATGCACCGTGAGAATTTTGTGCTTAACGAGTACTCATTTGGGAGTGCGCTAAGTGCTTGTGCAGGGTTAACTGATTTGAATTTGGGGATTCAAATCCACGCTTTGATGTCAAAGAATCATTACTCATCAGATGTTTATATGGATTCTGCTCTTGTTGATATGTACTCTAAGTGTGGGGTTGTGGCCTCTGCTCAGAGAGCTTTTGATGGCATGAGCACAAGGAACATTGTCTCTTGGAACAGCTTGATTACATGCTATGAGCAAAATGGTCCTGTTGAAAAAGCTCTAGAGGTTTTTGTAAGAATGATGAATAGTGggattgaacctgatgaagttACTCTAGCCAGTGTAGTAAGTGCTTGTGCGAGCTTGTCAGCAATTAGGGAAGGATTGCAAATTCATGCTCGTGTTATGAAACAGGACAAATTCCGGAGTGATCTTGTGTTAAACAATGCATTGGTTGATATGTATGCAAAGTGCAAGAAAGTGAATGAAGCTAGAACGGTTTTTGATAGGATGCCATTTAGGGATGTGGTGTCTGAAACCTCTATGGTTAGTGGATATGCAAGGATGGCAAGCGTGAAAGCGGCGAGGTTGATGTTTTCTACCATGATGGAGAGGAATGTGGTGTCCTGGAATGCCCTTATAGCGGGTTATACACAAAATGGAGAGAATGAGGAGGCTGTTAAACTTTTTCTCCTCCTCAAGAGGGAATCCATTTGGCCAACTCATTACACCTTTGGGAACCTGCTCAATGCATGTGCAAATCTTTCTGATCTGAAGCTTGGCAGACAGGCTCATACTCACATTTTGAAGCACGGATTTTGGTTCAAGTCCGTAGATGAATCTGATATTTTTGTCGGAAATTCTCTCATTGACATGTACATGAAATGTGGATTGGTTGAAGAAGGATGCCTAGTTTTTGAACATATGATGGAAAGGGATAATGTTTCATGGAATGCGATGATAGTCGGATATGCACAAAATGGTTATGGTATAGAGGCCCttgaaattttcaagaaaatgcTGGTATCAGGAGAAAAACCAGATCATGTAACTATGATTGGGGTTCTATCTGCATGTAGCCATGCAGGACTTGTTAAAGAAGGACGTCATTACTTCCATTCAATGAGGATTGAGTTTGGTTTAGCACCATTAAAGGACCATTATACATGCATGGTTGACTTGCTTGGTCGGGCTGGTTGCCTTGATGAAGCGATAAAATTGATAGAAGAAATGCCAATGCAGCCTGATTCTGTTGTCTGGGGATCGTTACTTGGGGCCTGCAAGGTTCATCGAAACATTTCATTAGGAAAATATGTGGCGGGAAAGCTCATAGAAATCGATCCCTTGAACTCTGGACCTTATGTTTTACTTTCAAATATATGTGCTGAACTTGGTAGATGGAAAGATGTGGTGAGAATCAGGAAACAGATGAGGCAACGGGGAGTGATTAAGCAACCTGGTTGCAGTTGGATCGAAATTCAGAGTTGCATGAATGTTTTCATGGTGAAAGATAAACGTCACCCTCGAAGGAAGGACATCTATTTAGTTCTGAAAATTCTTACAGAACAGATGAAGCAAGATGGCTACATGCCAGAAGTCGATGAAGAGATGTGTGAGGAAGAAAGTGATTCTGAACTTTTAAACTTGAATTGTGAAATGGAAATGCCAGTAGAGGCTGCACTTGGATAG